AAAGACGCAATCCATAAGGGATACAAAGATATTGAATCACTACGAAAATATTTACAGCTAAGCACAGGGCCTTGCCAGGGAAAAACATGCATTCCTTTAACAGAAAAAATTCTTGCGCAAGAATTAAAAAAAAGAATTGATGAAATAGAAATGCCTACAACACGCCCACCTGAAACTCCTGTGCCATTCGGAATATTTTCAAAGGTAAAGAAATGAAAAATCATGACATTGTAATCATCGGAGGAGGCATTACAGGACTTGCCACAGCATACTACCTTGTTAAATCTGGCATTAAAAATATCTCTATCCTTGAAAAATCCTACTTAGGATCAGGTTCCACAGGAAGGTGTGGCTCGGGTATACGGCAACAATTTACAACAAAAGAACATATCGTTTTAATGAAAGAAAGCGTAAAGCTCTGGAAAGAATGGAATAATGACCTTCCAATACCCATTCATTTTGAACAAGGTGGTTACCTATGGCTTTTAAGCAACAAGAAAGAACTTGCTCGGCATAAAGAATACGTAAAATACCAAAATACATTTGGCATAGAAAGTGCTATTATATCAACGAAAGAAGCAAAAGAAATTGTACCAGATTTAAACATAAAC
This is a stretch of genomic DNA from Caldisericota bacterium. It encodes these proteins:
- a CDS encoding (2Fe-2S)-binding protein is translated as MKDEEIIICRCEDITLKEIKDAIHKGYKDIESLRKYLQLSTGPCQGKTCIPLTEKILAQELKKRIDEIEMPTTRPPETPVPFGIFSKVKK